The following coding sequences lie in one Clupea harengus chromosome 23, Ch_v2.0.2, whole genome shotgun sequence genomic window:
- the LOC105905424 gene encoding MBT domain-containing protein 1-like isoform X1, whose protein sequence is MDDVGDLVERSHRSERKRRDSFGMFDGYDSCSEDTSSSSSSDDSEDEVPSIPASLPIIKNNGQVYTYPDGKAGMATCEMCGMVGVRDAFYSKTKRFCSVSCSRSYSSNSKKASILARLQGKPPTKKAKVLQKQPLMAKLAAYAQYQASQQNQAKSKSVIPIEGFDWGQYVGANNLVGAPVSCFKHVPMGNCWGDLEEGLRVEVPNTDTTLSAKVYWVATIVKLTGFKARLRYEGFDSDGNQDFWCNLCVSEVHPVGWCASNGKPLVPPKSIQHKYSNWKAFLVKRLTGAKTLPPDFASKVEESRNYPFKKLMRVEVVDKAHLCRTRVALVEQVIGGRLRLVYEESEDGTDDFWCHMLSPLIHCIGWSRSIGHRFKRSDVSRKTEGQTEAPPQLFLKVKDVDQSGEWFRDGMKLEAIDPLNLSAICVATVRKVLADGYLMIAIDGSEAADGSDWFCYHATSPSIFPVGFCEINNIELAPPRGYTKRPFKWFDYLRETRSIAAPVKLFSKEIPNHGFRAGMKLEAVDLMEPRLVCVATVTRIIHRLLCIHFDGWEDEYDQWVDCESPDLYPVGWCQLTGYQLQPPAAQTTREIQLNVTKQKKKTPQYKGQKKKRKISLGRRLVGFGGPFRRRTFSGDDDEHAPPFLPPRLPGSRRHPAAEFGHSFNPETLLQLKEEVDEFTISQGISDQETNGSSKYCTKQEP, encoded by the exons ATGGATGACGTGGGGGATTTG GTTGAACGTTCTCACCGTTCAGAAAGGAAGAGACGAGATTCCTTTGGTATGTTTGATGGATATGATAGCTGCAGTGAGGACAcgagcagcagctccagctcagaTGATAGTGAAGATGAAGTGCCCTCCATCCCTGCTAGTCTACCAATCATCAAAAACAATGGGCAGGTGTACACATATCCAGATGGAAAGGCTGGTATGG CTACATGTGAGATGTGTGGAATGGTTGGTGTACGAGATGCGTTCTACTCAAAAACAAAGAGATTCTGCAGTGTCTCCTGCTCAAGAAGTTACTCCTCCAATTCTAAAAAAGCCAGCATTCTGGCCAGACTTCAG GGTAAACCACCAACAAAAAAGGCAAAAGTGCTGCAGAAACAGCCCCTCATGGCCAAGCTTGCAGCTTATGCACAGTATCAAGCAAGTCAGCAGAACCAGGCAAAATCGAAATCAG TGATTCCTATTGAGGGGTTTGACTGGGGACAGTACGTCGGTGCAAATAATTTGGTTGGCGCCCCAGTGAGCTGTTTCAAGCAT GTACCTATGGGAAACTGTTGGGGTGACCTTGAGGAGGGTTTGCGCGTTGAGGTGCCAAACACCGACACTACCCTTTCAGCTAAAGTCTACTGGGTGGCTACGATTGTCAAACTCACAG GTTTCAAGGCCCGTCTCCGGTATGAAGGTTTTGACAGTGACGGAAACCAAGACTTCTggtgtaacctgtgtgtgtctgaggttcACCCTGTGGGATGGTGTGCCTCCAATGGAAAACCACTTGTACCTCCAAAAT CCATTCAGCACAAGTATTCCAACTGGAAGGCATTTCTGGTGAAGAGACTTACAGGTGCAAAAACACTCCCCCCAGACTTTGCTTCCAAG GTGGAGGAGAGCAGGAACTATCCATTTAAGAAGCTGATGAGGGTAGAGGTGGTAGATAAGGCTCATCTCTGCCGGACCCGGGTGGCCCTGGTTGAACAGGTGATTGGGGGGCGTCTTCGGCTTGTCTACGAAGAAAGTGAGGATGGCACAGATGACTTCTGGTGTCACATGCTCAGCCCACTTATCCACTGCATTGGCTGGTCCCGCAGCATTGGACACCGCTTCAAAAGATCTG ATGTGTCAAGGAAGACAGAGGGCCAAACAGAAGCCCCACCGCAGCTGTTTTTGAAG GTGAAGGATGTTGACCAGAGTGGAGAATGGTTCAGGGATGGGATGAAGCTTGAGGCCATAGACCCTTTAAACCTCTCTGCTATATGTGTTGCCACTGTACGAAAG GTGCTTGCAGATGGATATCTGATGATTGCCATCGATGGCTCGGAGGCGGCTGATGGTTCAGACTGGTTCTGTTACCATGCCACCTCACCTTCAATCTTCCCTGTAGGCTTTTGTGAAATCAACAACATTGAACTCGCTCCTCCTAGAG GCTATACCAAACGTCCATTCAAATGGTTTGACTACCTCAGAGAGACAAGATCCATTGCTGCTCCAGTAAAACTCTTCAGTAAG GAAATTCCCAATCATGGTTTTCGTGCAGGAATGAAACTGGAGGCTGTGGACCTAATGGAACCTAGACTTGTTTGTGTTGCTACAGTCACCAGGATAatccacagactactttgcatCCACTTTGATGGTTGGGAAGATGAGTATGACCAATGGGTTGACTGTGAATCTCCTGACCTCTACCCTGTGGGCTGGTGTCAACTCACAGGCTATCAATTACAGCCACCAGCAGCACAAA CCACCAGAGAAATCCAACTAAATGTGacgaagcagaagaagaagacaccACAGTATAAGGGCCAGAAGAAGA AGAGGAAGATCTCACTTGGGAGGCGGCTTGTCGGGTTTGGTGGACCTTTTAGGAGGAGGACCTTCtcgggtgatgatgatgagcacGCCCCGCCCTTCCTCCCGCCACGTCTCCCTGGGTCCCGTCGTCATCCCGCTGCGGAGTTTGGCCATTCTTTCAATCCAG
- the LOC105905424 gene encoding MBT domain-containing protein 1-like isoform X2 — MDDVGDLVERSHRSERKRRDSFGMFDGYDSCSEDTSSSSSSDDSEDEVPSIPASLPIIKNNGQVYTYPDGKAGMATCEMCGMVGVRDAFYSKTKRFCSVSCSRSYSSNSKKASILARLQGKPPTKKAKVLQKQPLMAKLAAYAQYQASQQNQAKSKSVIPIEGFDWGQYVGANNLVGAPVSCFKHVPMGNCWGDLEEGLRVEVPNTDTTLSAKVYWVATIVKLTGFKARLRYEGFDSDGNQDFWCNLCVSEVHPVGWCASNGKPLVPPKSIQHKYSNWKAFLVKRLTGAKTLPPDFASKVEESRNYPFKKLMRVEVVDKAHLCRTRVALVEQVIGGRLRLVYEESEDGTDDFWCHMLSPLIHCIGWSRSIGHRFKRSDVSRKTEGQTEAPPQLFLKVKDVDQSGEWFRDGMKLEAIDPLNLSAICVATVRKVLADGYLMIAIDGSEAADGSDWFCYHATSPSIFPVGFCEINNIELAPPRGYTKRPFKWFDYLRETRSIAAPVKLFSKEIPNHGFRAGMKLEAVDLMEPRLVCVATVTRIIHRLLCIHFDGWEDEYDQWVDCESPDLYPVGWCQLTGYQLQPPAAQTTREIQLNVTKQKKKTPQYKGQKKKRKISLGRRLVGFGGPFRRRTFSGDDDEHAPPFLPPRLPGSRRHPAAEFGHSFNPGKTA; from the exons ATGGATGACGTGGGGGATTTG GTTGAACGTTCTCACCGTTCAGAAAGGAAGAGACGAGATTCCTTTGGTATGTTTGATGGATATGATAGCTGCAGTGAGGACAcgagcagcagctccagctcagaTGATAGTGAAGATGAAGTGCCCTCCATCCCTGCTAGTCTACCAATCATCAAAAACAATGGGCAGGTGTACACATATCCAGATGGAAAGGCTGGTATGG CTACATGTGAGATGTGTGGAATGGTTGGTGTACGAGATGCGTTCTACTCAAAAACAAAGAGATTCTGCAGTGTCTCCTGCTCAAGAAGTTACTCCTCCAATTCTAAAAAAGCCAGCATTCTGGCCAGACTTCAG GGTAAACCACCAACAAAAAAGGCAAAAGTGCTGCAGAAACAGCCCCTCATGGCCAAGCTTGCAGCTTATGCACAGTATCAAGCAAGTCAGCAGAACCAGGCAAAATCGAAATCAG TGATTCCTATTGAGGGGTTTGACTGGGGACAGTACGTCGGTGCAAATAATTTGGTTGGCGCCCCAGTGAGCTGTTTCAAGCAT GTACCTATGGGAAACTGTTGGGGTGACCTTGAGGAGGGTTTGCGCGTTGAGGTGCCAAACACCGACACTACCCTTTCAGCTAAAGTCTACTGGGTGGCTACGATTGTCAAACTCACAG GTTTCAAGGCCCGTCTCCGGTATGAAGGTTTTGACAGTGACGGAAACCAAGACTTCTggtgtaacctgtgtgtgtctgaggttcACCCTGTGGGATGGTGTGCCTCCAATGGAAAACCACTTGTACCTCCAAAAT CCATTCAGCACAAGTATTCCAACTGGAAGGCATTTCTGGTGAAGAGACTTACAGGTGCAAAAACACTCCCCCCAGACTTTGCTTCCAAG GTGGAGGAGAGCAGGAACTATCCATTTAAGAAGCTGATGAGGGTAGAGGTGGTAGATAAGGCTCATCTCTGCCGGACCCGGGTGGCCCTGGTTGAACAGGTGATTGGGGGGCGTCTTCGGCTTGTCTACGAAGAAAGTGAGGATGGCACAGATGACTTCTGGTGTCACATGCTCAGCCCACTTATCCACTGCATTGGCTGGTCCCGCAGCATTGGACACCGCTTCAAAAGATCTG ATGTGTCAAGGAAGACAGAGGGCCAAACAGAAGCCCCACCGCAGCTGTTTTTGAAG GTGAAGGATGTTGACCAGAGTGGAGAATGGTTCAGGGATGGGATGAAGCTTGAGGCCATAGACCCTTTAAACCTCTCTGCTATATGTGTTGCCACTGTACGAAAG GTGCTTGCAGATGGATATCTGATGATTGCCATCGATGGCTCGGAGGCGGCTGATGGTTCAGACTGGTTCTGTTACCATGCCACCTCACCTTCAATCTTCCCTGTAGGCTTTTGTGAAATCAACAACATTGAACTCGCTCCTCCTAGAG GCTATACCAAACGTCCATTCAAATGGTTTGACTACCTCAGAGAGACAAGATCCATTGCTGCTCCAGTAAAACTCTTCAGTAAG GAAATTCCCAATCATGGTTTTCGTGCAGGAATGAAACTGGAGGCTGTGGACCTAATGGAACCTAGACTTGTTTGTGTTGCTACAGTCACCAGGATAatccacagactactttgcatCCACTTTGATGGTTGGGAAGATGAGTATGACCAATGGGTTGACTGTGAATCTCCTGACCTCTACCCTGTGGGCTGGTGTCAACTCACAGGCTATCAATTACAGCCACCAGCAGCACAAA CCACCAGAGAAATCCAACTAAATGTGacgaagcagaagaagaagacaccACAGTATAAGGGCCAGAAGAAGA AGAGGAAGATCTCACTTGGGAGGCGGCTTGTCGGGTTTGGTGGACCTTTTAGGAGGAGGACCTTCtcgggtgatgatgatgagcacGCCCCGCCCTTCCTCCCGCCACGTCTCCCTGGGTCCCGTCGTCATCCCGCTGCGGAGTTTGGCCATTCTTTCAATCCAG